The Haemorhous mexicanus isolate bHaeMex1 chromosome 5, bHaeMex1.pri, whole genome shotgun sequence genome contains a region encoding:
- the LOC132328082 gene encoding elongation of very long chain fatty acids protein 4-like, whose protein sequence is MPSTWQKTQEFYNWILESGDPRTDQWPLVYSPLPVTLVFTSYLFLVALGPSCMRQRRQLELRAPLLTYNLAMVALSSYMFYEFLVTSVLANYSYLCQPVDYSRSELGMRMARVCWWFFFSKVIELLDTVFLILRKKQEQVTFLHVYHHGSMLFNWWSGVKYVPGGQAFFVGMLNSFVHIFMYGYYALASLGPWMRQHLWWKRYLTILQLCQFMAIAAHSSYNLFTECPFPDGFNTAVFLYILSLLALFLRFYYRTYVRGKQEKLT, encoded by the exons ATGCCTTCAACTTGGCAGAAAACTCAGGAATTCTACAACTGGATTCTTGAAAGTGGAG ATCCAAGGACAGACCAGTGGCCACTGGTTTACTCCCCACTTCCAGTCACCCTGGTCTTCACGTCCTACCTCttcctggtggcactgggaccaTCCTGCAtgcggcagcggcggcagctGGAGCTGCGGGCTCCACTACTCACCTACAACCTGGCCATGGTGGCATTATCCAGCTACATGTTCTACGAG TTTCTGGTCACTTCAGTCTTGGCCAACTACAGCTATCTGTGCCAGCCAGTGGATTACAGCCGGAGTGAGCTGGGAATGAGG ATGGCAAGAGTGTGTTGGTGGTTCTTCTTCTCCAAAGTCATCGAGCTGCTGGATACG GTTTTCTTAATTCTGCGCAAGAAACAAGAGCAGGTGACTTTTCTGCACGTGTACCATCATGGCTCTATGCTCTTCAACTGGTGGTCAGGGGTCAAATATGTGCCTGGAGGACAAG CCTTCTTTGTTGGGATGCTGAACTCCTTTGTCCACATCTTCATGTACGGCTACTATGCCCTAGCCAGCCTGGGACCGTGGATGCGCCAGCACCTGTGGTGGAAGCGTTACCTGACCATCCTGCAGCTG TGCcagtttatggccattgctgCTCATTCTTCCTACAACTTGTTCACAGAGTGCCCGTTCCCTGATGGCTTCAACACCGCAGTCTTCCTCTACATCCTCAGCCTCCTGGCTCTCTTCCTACGCTTCTACTATCGGACCTATGTCaggggaaagcaggaaaagctgaCTTGA